In Lacinutrix sp. Bg11-31, the DNA window TTTTATCAAAATTAGATACTAACAATGACGAGGTTATCGATAAAGATGAAGCTTCAAAAGATACAAGAGGAAAGATTGCTGAAGATTTTGACGAGATAGATAGTAATGAAGATTCATTTATTGATCTTCAAGAATTAAAAGATTCTTTAAACAATAGATCAGGAAAAAAGAAACCTAAAAAAGTATCTGCCGAGAAAATAATAAAAGAAGTTGATGATAATGGAGACGGCTTATTAAACGAATTAGAAGTTGCTGTAAAAAGAAAGCGAGAATTAACTAAGAATTTTCAAGAAATCGATACTAATAGTGATAACGAACTAGACCTAGAGGAATTAAAGGTGTTTTATGCTAAAGACGATAAACCAAAACGTAAAAAAAGAGATTAATTTTTTTAAAGAACTATTTAAAATGAAAAATAAATTTTCAACAATTATTTTAGTAGCCGTTTTGTTTGGTTGTAATAGCCATAAAAATACTAGCATACATACTCATGATGAAGAGTATCATAGCCATGATGATGAAGCTTCAAATAAAGTGAGTAACTATTTTGCAGCTTATAGTTTAAAAGACGAAAGTTATGATACAAAAACAGAAGTTACTATTTCAGGTAACGAACGTATTATGATTACAAATTCGTTACCAAATCATGAAACGGGAGCGTTTCCAAATCAAGGCAACCCTAATACTATTTCTGCTCAAAATCTAACATATACTTTTCCTTTAAATCCTAAATATACAGGAAATGCACAATGGATGAGAGAACCAGGAGTTGCCTTAAACGGTGTGAAATTTGAACCAGGAACAGCAGAGGTTGTAGAATGCGAAACAGGAGAGAATTATAGAGTAGAGGCTATACAAAATGTAATAGATTTAGGATTAGATTTTAATCATGCACACGTGCAGCCAACAGGAGCATACCATTATCACGGTTCTCCAACGTCTATAATTAGTAAATTTGATACTGGTGAAGATTTAGTACATATAGGTTTTGCTCACGATGGATTTCCAATGTATTATTCTAAAAGTGGAAAATATAAGCCAAGTTATAAATTGCTAAATGGTAATAGGGATGGAGAAGATTGTACGTATACAGCACGTAAAACTATAGATATTTCTGTTGGAGGACATCATGATGGAACTTATGGCTCGGATTACGAATATGTTGATAGTTCTGGAGATTTAGATGAATGTAATGGTATTACAATTGATGGGAAATACATATATTTAGTAACAGAAGAGTTTCCTTATATAAGTCGTTGTGTAATGGGTGAAGTATCACAACAAGAGCAACAAGGAAGTGCTCAAGGCGGAAGAGGAGAAAGACCAAATACAGCAGAACTTATTAAGCAAATGGATGTTAATAAAGATGGGAAACTATCTAAAACAGAAGCAAAAGGACCATTAAAACAAGACTTTTCTAAAATAGATACTAATAGCGATGGTTTTATTTCTAAAGAAGAATTAGAAAAAGGAGCAAATGGTAATAGCAAAAGACCACAAGGCGGAAGAGCTCCAAGATAATTTTTTTTAAAATAAAATAAAGCGCAAGTTTTATTTCTAAGTAGCATCTAAATAGAAAACAAACAAAATAATATACCCTTTTTTATGAAAAACTTTTTTAAA includes these proteins:
- a CDS encoding EF-hand domain-containing protein, with the protein product MKNNKLTFTIFTLLLTIGLYAQGPPGGGGGRGGKGGGQRGGQPDASEILSKLDTNNDEVIDKDEASKDTRGKIAEDFDEIDSNEDSFIDLQELKDSLNNRSGKKKPKKVSAEKIIKEVDDNGDGLLNELEVAVKRKRELTKNFQEIDTNSDNELDLEELKVFYAKDDKPKRKKRD
- a CDS encoding YHYH protein — encoded protein: MKNKFSTIILVAVLFGCNSHKNTSIHTHDEEYHSHDDEASNKVSNYFAAYSLKDESYDTKTEVTISGNERIMITNSLPNHETGAFPNQGNPNTISAQNLTYTFPLNPKYTGNAQWMREPGVALNGVKFEPGTAEVVECETGENYRVEAIQNVIDLGLDFNHAHVQPTGAYHYHGSPTSIISKFDTGEDLVHIGFAHDGFPMYYSKSGKYKPSYKLLNGNRDGEDCTYTARKTIDISVGGHHDGTYGSDYEYVDSSGDLDECNGITIDGKYIYLVTEEFPYISRCVMGEVSQQEQQGSAQGGRGERPNTAELIKQMDVNKDGKLSKTEAKGPLKQDFSKIDTNSDGFISKEELEKGANGNSKRPQGGRAPR